The Trichoderma breve strain T069 chromosome 2, whole genome shotgun sequence DNA segment tctctcattctcttcaCGACACTCTCCGTTCATCACTAACGTGCGCCTAGGCGTCCTGATCGAGTGCGATCCTTCCATCAAGTCCATCATCGTCAATATCGACAGCGTGAACCACGACTTCATCATTGAGGACCTGGACGAGGAACGTGTCGTTGTCAAGGAGAATAtggttcatcttctcaaacaGAAGCTCGAAGACGTACGTTAAAACACCTCTCGACACCCATTTCCTTGTCTTCAGGcttgtttgctttggctcACATGTTACCTTTCACAGCGCCTCAAGGAGAATCTTCCTCCCGTTGACGAGTCCGGTTCCGAGTAACCCACGCTTACCGCGTACCGACAAACCTCACGATCATCACCTATCCATACTAGAGCGCCGTTTTACCGATATAAAATGTTTGTTTCACTAGACAAAATTCGTGCATTACCAGGCGGTCTATTCTAGCCATTGTACATACCGCCACTACCTTAATATCCAAACAACGTTCCCAACCGCAGTCGGCCGAACACCTTACAACTTGGCAAACGtcggcttctgcttcttcaacacACTCAATATCGCCGCAGGGAAATCCGCTCCCTGCAACGCCACTGAATTC contains these protein-coding regions:
- a CDS encoding transcription factor TFIIH complex subunit tfb5 domain-containing protein, coding for MPRAIRGVLIECDPSIKSIIVNIDSVNHDFIIEDLDEERVVVKENMVHLLKQKLEDRLKENLPPVDESGSE